In Polycladomyces zharkentensis, one DNA window encodes the following:
- a CDS encoding D-alanyl-D-alanine carboxypeptidase family protein, with protein sequence MRRWFRSAPKRKIAALLLIFCLLPSLVPAQAASKPPQVRAASYIVMEFQSGRVLAEKEADVPRPPASMTKMMVEYIVMEKVRRGELHWEDQVTVSKHAAGVNEAQVNLVQGEKRTVLELFTAMSVYSANDATVALAEKIGGSEEAFVELMNRKARELGMTRTHYHNATGLDNHLYDDPPNVPGSHVMSARDCALLARRLLKDYPEVTKIISQPRIVFRKGESRQQRLTNWNLMLPGLKFYYPGVDGLKTGHTRNAGYCFTGTAVKNGMRLITVVMDTPAESTRFTATKQLLDYGFGQFTLKTILAGGQVIPGYERVPVTDGAVPEIPLVTDRPVVFPVEKGQEGRFDLQVHYIKKLEAPLRAGEVVGTLRILYDGKEMKNPDPIPVKVLQDVEKASWWELFFRKIGEEVSGLFS encoded by the coding sequence TTGCGTCGCTGGTTTCGGAGTGCTCCAAAGAGAAAAATCGCCGCACTCCTACTGATCTTTTGTCTGCTTCCCTCCCTCGTACCGGCACAGGCCGCTTCAAAACCGCCTCAGGTTCGCGCTGCTTCCTACATCGTGATGGAGTTCCAATCCGGCCGGGTGCTGGCGGAGAAAGAAGCGGATGTACCTCGTCCGCCGGCCAGCATGACCAAGATGATGGTGGAATACATCGTCATGGAAAAGGTTCGGCGAGGGGAACTTCATTGGGAAGATCAGGTGACGGTAAGCAAGCACGCCGCGGGTGTGAACGAGGCCCAAGTGAATTTGGTGCAAGGTGAAAAGCGGACCGTATTGGAGCTGTTTACGGCCATGTCGGTCTATTCGGCCAACGACGCGACCGTTGCCTTGGCCGAAAAAATCGGCGGGAGCGAAGAAGCGTTTGTGGAATTGATGAACCGCAAGGCCCGGGAATTGGGAATGACCCGGACGCATTACCACAATGCGACGGGGCTGGACAACCATTTGTATGACGATCCGCCCAACGTGCCGGGCTCCCATGTCATGTCCGCCCGTGACTGTGCGCTTTTGGCACGTCGGTTGTTGAAAGATTATCCGGAAGTGACCAAGATCATTTCCCAACCGCGTATCGTGTTTCGAAAAGGGGAATCGCGCCAACAACGTCTGACCAACTGGAATCTTATGTTGCCGGGACTCAAATTTTATTACCCCGGCGTGGACGGATTGAAAACCGGTCACACCAGAAACGCGGGATATTGTTTTACCGGAACCGCCGTGAAAAATGGGATGCGGTTGATCACCGTTGTGATGGATACACCGGCCGAAAGCACCCGATTTACAGCCACGAAGCAACTGTTGGATTACGGTTTCGGCCAATTCACCCTGAAAACGATTCTTGCGGGCGGGCAAGTGATACCAGGATACGAACGTGTGCCGGTAACGGACGGTGCGGTGCCCGAGATTCCACTGGTGACAGATCGTCCTGTCGTGTTTCCGGTTGAAAAAGGCCAAGAGGGCCGGTTCGACTTGCAAGTGCATTACATAAAAAAACTGGAAGCACCGCTTCGTGCCGGAGAGGTAGTCGGTACACTGCGAATTTTGTATGATGGGAAAGAGATGAAAAATCCAGATCCCATTCCCGTCAAGGTTCTTCAGGATGTGGAAAAAGCCAGCTGGTGGGAGCTGTTTTTCCGGAAAATCGGTGAGGAAGTCAGTGGTCTGTTTTCCTGA
- the serS gene encoding serine--tRNA ligase: MLDMKLLRNRFDEVKARLQHRGEDISGLDSFQQLDEKRRELLRQTEQLKNRRNTVSREIAQKKKAGEDATAEIENMRRVGDEIKRLDEELRRVEAELEDILLTIPNLPHESVPVGDSEEDNVPVRHWGEVPRFDFEPKPHWEIAQALDILDFERAGKVVGSRFVFYKGAGARLERALINFMLDLHTEQHGYVEMIPPYMVNRESMTGTGQLPKFEEDAFGVRDTDYFLIPTAEVPVTNFHAGEILLEEELPIRYAALSACFRSEAGSAGRDTRGLIRLHQFNKVELVKFVRPEDSYQELETLVEDAEKVLQLLELPYRVLNMCTADLGFTAAKKYDLEVWLPSSGTYREISSCSNFEDFQARRANIRFRRNPKSKPEFVHTLNGSGLALGRTVAAILENHQQADGSVRIPKALQPYMGGKEFIRPAGQ; this comes from the coding sequence ATGCTGGACATGAAACTGTTGCGCAATCGGTTTGATGAAGTGAAAGCCAGGTTGCAACATCGCGGAGAAGATATCAGCGGGCTGGATTCCTTTCAGCAACTGGACGAAAAGCGAAGGGAACTCCTGCGACAAACCGAGCAGTTGAAAAACCGGCGCAACACGGTTTCCCGGGAAATCGCCCAAAAGAAAAAAGCGGGAGAAGATGCCACCGCCGAGATTGAAAACATGAGGCGGGTCGGAGACGAGATCAAACGGTTGGATGAGGAACTGCGTCGAGTAGAAGCGGAATTGGAAGACATCCTGTTAACCATCCCCAACCTGCCACACGAAAGCGTGCCGGTGGGGGACAGCGAGGAAGACAATGTCCCTGTCCGCCATTGGGGAGAAGTACCCCGCTTTGATTTTGAACCGAAACCGCATTGGGAAATTGCGCAAGCGTTGGATATCCTGGACTTTGAGCGTGCGGGTAAAGTGGTCGGTTCCCGCTTCGTCTTCTACAAAGGGGCGGGTGCCCGGCTGGAACGGGCACTGATCAACTTCATGCTGGATCTGCACACGGAACAACATGGGTACGTGGAGATGATACCACCTTATATGGTGAACAGGGAGAGCATGACCGGTACGGGTCAGTTGCCCAAATTTGAAGAAGACGCGTTCGGCGTGCGGGATACGGATTATTTCCTCATCCCCACGGCAGAGGTGCCGGTAACCAATTTTCACGCCGGGGAAATCCTGTTGGAGGAGGAGCTGCCGATCCGATATGCGGCGCTCAGTGCCTGCTTCCGTTCGGAGGCCGGTTCCGCCGGACGGGATACCCGCGGGTTGATTCGTCTCCATCAGTTCAACAAAGTGGAGTTGGTGAAATTCGTCCGCCCCGAGGATTCCTATCAGGAGCTGGAGACATTGGTGGAGGATGCGGAAAAAGTCCTGCAGCTGCTGGAATTACCCTACCGTGTATTGAACATGTGTACGGCCGATCTGGGATTCACCGCCGCAAAAAAATACGATTTGGAAGTCTGGTTGCCCAGCTCGGGAACCTACAGGGAGATTTCCTCCTGCAGCAACTTTGAGGATTTTCAGGCCCGTCGGGCCAACATTCGCTTTCGCCGCAACCCGAAAAGCAAGCCGGAATTCGTCCACACACTGAACGGTTCGGGATTGGCGCTCGGGCGGACGGTAGCGGCCATTTTGGAAAATCATCAGCAGGCCGACGGCAGCGTGCGGATTCCGAAAGCGCTCCAGCCCTACATGGGCGGAAAGGAATTCATCCGTCCGGCGGGACAGTGA
- a CDS encoding DUF1540 domain-containing protein produces the protein MARDVLCEVNNCTYWGEGNKCKADRIYVVSHRGEQAANSEETDCHTFKPKRS, from the coding sequence ATGGCGCGAGACGTACTGTGCGAAGTCAACAATTGCACTTACTGGGGCGAAGGCAACAAATGCAAAGCCGATCGGATCTATGTCGTCAGCCATCGAGGAGAGCAGGCAGCAAACTCCGAGGAAACCGATTGTCACACGTTTAAGCCGAAAAGATCGTGA
- the pdxS gene encoding pyridoxal 5'-phosphate synthase lyase subunit PdxS: protein MAEKTVITGTDRVKRGMAEMQKGGVIMDVVNAEQAKIAEAAGAVAVMALERVPADIRAAGGVARMADPTVIEEVMNAVSIPVMAKARIGHFVEARLLEALGVDYIDESEVLTPADDVYHIDKTQFTVPFVCGARDLGEALRRIGEGASMIRTKGEPGTGNIVEAVRHMRMMQSQIRKVQSMSRDELMAEAKQLGAPYELLLQVHETGRLPVVNFAAGGVATPADAALMMHLGADGVFVGSGIFKSENPEKYARAIVEATAHYEDFELIAHLSKGLGGAMTGIEISRLAKEDRMQERGW, encoded by the coding sequence ATGGCTGAGAAAACCGTGATCACAGGTACGGACCGTGTCAAGCGCGGCATGGCCGAAATGCAAAAAGGCGGCGTCATCATGGATGTCGTCAATGCCGAACAGGCCAAAATCGCGGAAGCCGCCGGCGCGGTGGCCGTCATGGCGCTGGAGCGCGTCCCGGCAGATATTCGGGCCGCGGGCGGCGTGGCGCGGATGGCGGACCCGACCGTCATCGAAGAAGTGATGAATGCGGTGAGCATTCCGGTCATGGCCAAAGCGCGCATCGGACACTTCGTGGAGGCACGTCTGTTGGAAGCGCTGGGCGTGGACTACATCGACGAGAGTGAAGTGCTCACGCCGGCGGACGACGTGTACCATATCGATAAAACGCAGTTTACCGTGCCATTCGTCTGCGGAGCGCGGGATTTGGGCGAAGCGCTGCGCCGGATCGGAGAAGGCGCTTCAATGATCCGGACCAAAGGGGAACCCGGCACCGGCAATATCGTCGAAGCCGTCCGCCATATGCGGATGATGCAGAGCCAGATCCGCAAGGTGCAATCGATGTCCCGCGATGAGCTGATGGCGGAAGCCAAACAGCTGGGGGCGCCGTATGAGCTGTTGTTGCAAGTGCACGAAACCGGGCGCCTGCCGGTCGTCAACTTCGCCGCAGGCGGTGTGGCGACACCGGCGGACGCGGCGTTGATGATGCACCTGGGTGCCGACGGCGTCTTCGTCGGTTCGGGGATTTTCAAATCGGAGAATCCGGAAAAATATGCCCGTGCGATCGTGGAAGCGACGGCGCACTACGAAGATTTTGAGCTGATCGCCCATCTTTCCAAAGGGTTGGGCGGCGCGATGACGGGAATCGAAATTTCCCGCCTCGCCAAAGAAGACCGCATGCAGGAACGCGGCTGGTAA
- a CDS encoding helix-turn-helix domain-containing protein encodes MAQSLINDPNLSIQEICETLQVSKATLYRYLGKKKPSK; translated from the coding sequence ATGGCTCAATCTCTTATAAACGACCCCAATCTTTCCATTCAGGAGATTTGTGAAACGCTTCAGGTGTCCAAGGCGACACTTTATCGGTATCTGGGTAAGAAAAAACCGTCCAAATAA
- a CDS encoding amidase domain-containing protein has product MGSAPGELPKDDRDEIVDFVRFIDRYENIKKNEQIKKFQDKIKQGKGLSDKERRTLHSLLPVDVDRETIMKNQQKRKVTTQETIYPYDRKAAVDYAHQWWDGRNNEEYGFYYWYHDCNEENPECWNDCTNFVSQALQKGGMVEWYGGMLPPEYDWYYNDWWLLGPSHTWGGANNFFQHMKVRAKLTDNPLDLDIGDVININFSNDPDVDHTAIIMVADGIVRKRTQHTEDKKDVDISDVLNQRGFTVYMWELDQANRQGPFVPPK; this is encoded by the coding sequence TTGGGCTCTGCACCCGGTGAATTGCCAAAGGACGACCGGGATGAGATCGTCGATTTCGTCCGGTTCATCGATCGCTATGAAAATATTAAGAAAAACGAGCAGATCAAAAAATTTCAGGATAAAATCAAACAGGGAAAAGGACTGAGTGACAAGGAACGACGAACATTGCACTCCCTGCTTCCCGTCGATGTGGATCGAGAAACCATCATGAAAAACCAGCAAAAGAGAAAGGTGACCACCCAGGAGACCATCTATCCCTATGATAGAAAAGCCGCCGTGGACTATGCCCATCAATGGTGGGACGGCCGCAACAACGAAGAATACGGCTTTTACTATTGGTATCACGACTGCAACGAGGAAAATCCAGAATGCTGGAATGATTGCACCAACTTCGTCTCGCAAGCCCTGCAGAAGGGCGGTATGGTGGAATGGTACGGGGGAATGCTGCCTCCTGAATACGACTGGTATTACAATGACTGGTGGTTACTCGGCCCCAGCCATACCTGGGGAGGCGCCAACAACTTTTTCCAACATATGAAAGTCCGGGCCAAATTGACCGACAACCCCCTCGATTTGGACATCGGTGATGTCATCAACATCAACTTCAGCAACGACCCGGATGTGGACCATACGGCCATTATCATGGTGGCGGATGGCATCGTCAGAAAGAGGACGCAGCACACGGAAGACAAAAAAGATGTTGACATTTCCGATGTGCTTAACCAAAGAGGTTTCACCGTTTATATGTGGGAGTTGGATCAGGCCAATCGCCAAGGTCCTTTCGTCCCCCCGAAATAA
- the guaB gene encoding IMP dehydrogenase, with product MWDDKFAKEGLTFDDVLLIPNKTDVLPRDVDVSTKLADKIRLNIPLISAGMDTVTEAPMAIALARQGGIGIIHKNMKIEEQAEEVDRVKRSESGVITNPFYLHPDHKVYEAEELMSKYRISGVPIVDEKRKLVGIITNRDLRFVHDYSTPISEVMTKENLVTAPVGTTLKEAEGILQKHKIEKLPLVDENGVLKGLITIKDIEKATLFPHAAKDDQGRLLAGAAVGVSQDTFKRAAALVEAEVDVLVVDTAHGHSKGVLETVAKLREMFPDLVIIAGNVATAEGTRDLIEAGASIVKVGIGPGSICTTRIVAGIGVPQITAIYDCATAAREYGVPIIADGGIRYSGDIVKAIAAGAHAVMLGSLFAGCEESPGESEIYQGRRFKVYRGMGSLGAMQAGSKDRYFQENERKLVPEGIEGRVPYKGPVADTVYQLIGGLRAGMGYCGAKNLDELRENTRFIRITNASLRESHPHDIQITKEAPNYHL from the coding sequence ATGTGGGATGACAAATTTGCCAAGGAAGGTCTCACGTTTGACGACGTATTGCTGATACCCAACAAGACGGACGTGTTGCCGCGCGACGTGGATGTTTCCACCAAGCTGGCGGACAAGATCAGGTTGAACATCCCGTTGATCAGTGCCGGCATGGATACGGTGACGGAAGCGCCGATGGCCATCGCGTTGGCCCGGCAAGGCGGTATCGGTATCATCCACAAGAACATGAAAATCGAGGAACAGGCAGAAGAAGTGGATCGCGTCAAGCGTTCCGAGAGCGGGGTCATCACCAATCCGTTTTATCTCCATCCCGATCACAAAGTGTATGAAGCGGAAGAATTGATGTCGAAATACCGGATTTCCGGTGTGCCGATTGTGGATGAAAAGCGGAAACTGGTAGGGATCATCACCAACCGGGATTTGCGCTTTGTCCACGATTATTCGACGCCGATCAGCGAAGTGATGACCAAAGAGAATCTGGTCACGGCGCCGGTCGGCACCACGCTGAAAGAAGCGGAAGGCATCCTGCAAAAACACAAGATCGAAAAATTGCCCTTGGTGGACGAAAACGGTGTACTCAAAGGACTCATCACCATCAAGGATATTGAAAAAGCCACATTGTTCCCCCATGCCGCCAAGGATGACCAAGGCCGCCTGTTGGCCGGTGCGGCGGTCGGTGTATCGCAGGATACGTTTAAGCGGGCGGCAGCGCTTGTGGAAGCGGAAGTGGACGTGTTGGTGGTGGATACCGCGCATGGCCATTCCAAAGGTGTGCTGGAGACGGTGGCCAAGTTGCGGGAGATGTTCCCCGATCTGGTCATCATCGCCGGAAATGTGGCGACGGCTGAGGGGACCCGCGATCTGATCGAGGCCGGTGCCAGCATTGTCAAAGTGGGGATCGGTCCCGGTTCGATCTGTACCACGCGCATCGTGGCGGGTATCGGCGTACCGCAAATCACGGCCATCTACGATTGTGCCACGGCGGCACGCGAATACGGTGTCCCGATTATCGCCGACGGAGGAATCCGTTATTCCGGCGACATCGTCAAAGCGATCGCCGCAGGCGCGCACGCGGTCATGTTGGGCAGTCTGTTCGCTGGTTGTGAGGAATCCCCGGGTGAATCGGAGATTTACCAAGGGCGCCGGTTTAAGGTGTACCGTGGCATGGGTTCGCTCGGCGCGATGCAGGCGGGCAGCAAAGACCGCTACTTCCAGGAAAATGAACGCAAGCTGGTACCTGAAGGCATCGAAGGTCGCGTGCCATACAAAGGACCGGTGGCAGACACGGTGTACCAGCTGATCGGCGGACTTCGGGCCGGCATGGGTTACTGCGGGGCGAAAAATCTGGACGAGCTGCGTGAAAACACACGGTTCATCCGGATCACCAATGCATCGTTGCGCGAAAGCCATCCGCACGACATCCAGATTACCAAAGAAGCACCCAACTACCATCTGTGA
- the asnB gene encoding asparagine synthase (glutamine-hydrolyzing): MCGITGWIDWKRDLRKQVAILETMNQTHCHRGPDAEGKWVSRHAALGHRRLAVIDLEGGAQPMVRRSGERSYVIVYNGELYNMDELRRELEQCGHRMESRSDTELVLRAYMQWGPACMSRLRGIFAYAIWDEAEERLFLARDRIGVKPLFYAVRDGAFLFGSELKSLLAHPDVEPVIDAEGLAEVLVMSPARTPGHGVFRGVEELRPGWWMIVNRDGIRKQPYWTLESREHSDDLPTTIERVRSLFQDTVRRQLVSDVPVGTMLSGGLDSSAISAWASRVMEEEGAGPVDTFSVDYVGNDRHFTPNEFQPNADAPWVKRMSEYLGSRHHVIEVDLPELIKALTDAVRARDLPGMTDVDASLLLFCKEIKQTATMVLSGECADEVFGGYPWFHRREMVEAATFPWARMTDQRVRFLSPEVTRITHPVEYVQERYREAIAEVPALDGEEGLNARMREMFYLNLTRWMPTLLDRKDRMSMAVGLEVRVPFCDHPLVEYMWNVPWEWKALEGREKGLLRRALTGILPDDVLWRKKSPYPKTHDPGYLTAVVDQVLQLLDDPQSPLRDLLDMEAVRSFARSDLSKVHLPWFGQLMNVPQLFAHWWQLDMWMREYGVSIKV, encoded by the coding sequence ATGTGCGGCATCACGGGATGGATTGACTGGAAACGGGATTTGCGAAAACAGGTCGCGATTTTGGAGACAATGAACCAAACCCATTGTCATCGCGGACCGGATGCGGAGGGAAAATGGGTATCCCGGCACGCGGCATTGGGTCATCGACGCCTGGCCGTCATCGATCTGGAAGGGGGAGCCCAGCCGATGGTCCGGCGGAGCGGGGAACGATCATACGTCATTGTATACAATGGAGAACTGTACAATATGGACGAACTGCGCCGGGAGTTGGAGCAATGCGGCCACCGCATGGAATCGCGATCCGACACCGAGCTGGTATTGCGGGCGTACATGCAATGGGGACCGGCATGCATGAGCCGGTTACGGGGAATTTTTGCCTACGCCATTTGGGATGAAGCGGAAGAACGACTTTTTCTGGCGCGAGACCGTATCGGTGTAAAACCTTTGTTCTATGCGGTACGTGATGGCGCGTTTCTGTTTGGTTCCGAGCTGAAATCCCTGTTGGCACATCCCGATGTGGAGCCGGTCATTGACGCTGAGGGGCTGGCCGAAGTGCTGGTAATGTCACCGGCGCGAACACCCGGCCACGGTGTATTCCGGGGAGTGGAGGAATTGCGCCCCGGATGGTGGATGATCGTCAACCGGGACGGAATCCGCAAACAACCGTATTGGACATTGGAAAGCCGGGAACACAGCGATGATCTGCCGACCACGATCGAACGGGTACGGTCGTTGTTCCAGGATACGGTTCGACGCCAATTGGTTTCCGACGTGCCGGTGGGAACGATGCTGTCCGGCGGATTGGACTCCAGTGCCATTTCCGCCTGGGCGTCCCGGGTGATGGAAGAGGAAGGTGCCGGCCCCGTGGATACTTTTTCCGTCGACTACGTGGGAAATGACCGACATTTCACGCCAAACGAGTTTCAGCCCAATGCCGATGCGCCTTGGGTCAAACGGATGAGTGAATATTTGGGGTCTCGTCACCACGTCATCGAAGTGGATTTACCGGAATTGATCAAGGCACTGACGGATGCCGTTCGGGCACGGGATCTGCCGGGGATGACGGATGTGGACGCTTCGCTTCTCCTGTTTTGCAAGGAAATCAAACAGACGGCCACGATGGTGCTTTCGGGTGAATGTGCCGACGAAGTATTCGGGGGCTATCCATGGTTTCACCGACGGGAAATGGTGGAAGCGGCCACGTTTCCTTGGGCGCGCATGACGGATCAGAGGGTCCGCTTCCTCTCTCCGGAGGTGACTCGCATCACTCATCCTGTCGAGTATGTACAGGAACGGTATCGGGAAGCGATTGCCGAAGTACCCGCGCTTGACGGAGAAGAGGGTTTGAACGCCCGTATGCGGGAGATGTTTTACCTCAACCTCACGCGTTGGATGCCGACGCTCTTGGACCGCAAAGATCGCATGAGTATGGCGGTCGGATTGGAAGTGCGGGTGCCGTTTTGCGATCATCCGCTGGTGGAATACATGTGGAACGTTCCATGGGAATGGAAGGCATTGGAGGGAAGGGAAAAGGGACTGCTCAGACGGGCATTGACCGGTATCCTGCCTGATGACGTGTTGTGGCGCAAAAAAAGTCCCTACCCGAAAACGCACGATCCGGGTTATTTAACCGCTGTGGTGGATCAGGTCCTGCAATTGCTGGACGATCCGCAATCCCCGTTGCGTGATCTCTTGGATATGGAAGCGGTTCGATCATTTGCCCGTTCCGATCTTTCCAAGGTTCATCTTCCCTGGTTCGGACAACTGATGAACGTACCGCAATTATTTGCCCATTGGTGGCAATTGGATATGTGGATGCGCGAATATGGCGTGTCGATCAAGGTATAG
- the pdxT gene encoding pyridoxal 5'-phosphate synthase glutaminase subunit PdxT: protein MKIGVLALQGAVREHLRLLEMAGADAVPVKRSDQLADLDGLVIPGGESTTISKLMHKYDLVEPVKRMAEAGKPMFGTCAGLILLAKRIEGTDTHHLGLMDIAVERNAFGRQRESFEADLSIRGVADDFRAVFIRAPYITQVGDGVEVLSEIDGKIVAARQGHLLGAAFHPELTDDVRVHAYFVDMVKESLQVPTV, encoded by the coding sequence ATGAAAATCGGGGTGCTCGCTTTGCAGGGAGCCGTTCGGGAGCATCTGCGTCTGTTGGAAATGGCCGGCGCCGACGCGGTGCCGGTGAAACGGTCCGACCAGCTGGCCGATCTGGACGGCTTGGTCATTCCGGGCGGGGAATCCACCACCATCAGCAAGCTGATGCACAAATACGACCTTGTGGAGCCGGTCAAACGGATGGCCGAAGCGGGGAAACCGATGTTCGGTACCTGCGCCGGTCTGATCCTGCTGGCCAAACGCATCGAAGGGACGGATACCCACCATTTGGGTTTAATGGATATCGCCGTGGAACGGAATGCATTCGGCCGTCAGCGTGAAAGTTTTGAAGCCGATCTGAGCATTCGCGGGGTGGCCGATGACTTCCGTGCGGTGTTCATCCGGGCGCCGTACATCACACAAGTGGGTGACGGAGTGGAAGTATTGTCCGAGATTGACGGAAAAATCGTGGCGGCCCGCCAAGGTCACCTGCTCGGTGCCGCATTCCATCCTGAGCTGACTGATGACGTACGGGTACACGCCTATTTCGTGGACATGGTCAAGGAATCCCTGCAAGTCCCGACGGTTTAA
- a CDS encoding metallophosphoesterase produces the protein MWGLIITVFLVLYGVMCYYIGRKGWNTLGKSASCFNRTLYLVVFFLLVLPFPVAELGEDVLPASIAPWFIIWGGYSMVAVLYVFLLLLTIDLLRLIDKWVNFVPAVIKEHPKTPLTLGVVVVILVLGTVAYGGWNARNSVITEYHVTVDKDAGPLQQLQIAMISDIHYGPIIDTERLNRLIEMIHEIKPDIVVLAGDITDGSLPQREARKLAEVLAQIQVPYGTFAVPGNHDRDLRDDNSALMRYLKEARIHVLKDNYVSVRDSFYLIGRDDPNRHSVPARMELKDLIKGIDSSKPLILLDHQPVDLKEAEANGIDLQLSGHTHSGQIFPANLITGLVYELDWGLLKKGTYHLIVSSGYGTWGPPLRIGNQPEVVSIKMTFQ, from the coding sequence GTGTGGGGTCTCATTATAACTGTATTTTTAGTGTTATATGGTGTGATGTGTTACTACATAGGCCGCAAGGGATGGAATACTCTTGGCAAATCGGCTTCCTGTTTTAACCGGACACTTTATTTGGTTGTTTTCTTCTTATTGGTCTTGCCCTTCCCCGTAGCAGAACTGGGAGAGGATGTTCTACCTGCCTCCATCGCGCCCTGGTTCATCATTTGGGGAGGGTATTCGATGGTGGCTGTTTTGTATGTTTTTTTGTTGCTCCTGACGATCGATTTACTCAGGCTGATTGATAAATGGGTCAATTTTGTACCCGCGGTCATAAAGGAACATCCAAAGACGCCGCTGACTTTGGGTGTCGTGGTGGTCATCCTCGTTTTGGGTACCGTGGCTTATGGCGGTTGGAATGCCCGCAACTCGGTAATAACAGAATATCATGTTACGGTAGACAAAGATGCCGGCCCCCTGCAGCAACTCCAAATAGCCATGATTTCTGACATTCATTATGGCCCCATTATTGATACTGAACGGCTTAACCGCTTGATCGAAATGATTCATGAAATCAAGCCTGACATCGTTGTGCTGGCTGGAGATATAACGGATGGGAGTCTCCCGCAGAGAGAAGCCAGAAAATTAGCTGAAGTTTTGGCGCAGATACAAGTACCATACGGAACATTCGCTGTTCCCGGGAACCATGATCGTGATCTGCGCGATGATAACAGTGCATTAATGCGATACTTGAAAGAAGCAAGGATCCATGTCTTAAAGGACAACTATGTCAGCGTCAGAGACAGCTTTTATCTCATAGGGAGAGACGATCCCAATCGACACAGCGTACCGGCACGGATGGAACTGAAAGATTTAATCAAGGGGATTGATTCTTCCAAGCCCTTAATTCTATTGGACCACCAGCCCGTTGATCTGAAAGAGGCCGAAGCAAACGGCATCGATCTGCAACTGTCTGGACATACCCACAGTGGACAAATATTTCCCGCTAACCTGATAACCGGGCTAGTCTACGAACTGGATTGGGGCCTGCTAAAGAAAGGGACCTACCACCTCATCGTATCATCAGGTTACGGTACATGGGGTCCACCGTTACGAATCGGCAACCAACCGGAAGTGGTCAGCATTAAAATGACCTTCCAATAA